Proteins encoded together in one Polaribacter reichenbachii window:
- a CDS encoding YihY/virulence factor BrkB family protein, giving the protein MTKKIEKDIKLKFKLKHLPELLVTSAKSWFNDAPFNKAAIIAYYAILSLPALIIIIFNLVGSIWGKEIVEGQILDEISKAIGTETAETIQQMMINDGDKKTSFFTTIIGISTLIYGSSGVFFQIQNILDTIWDAKPRFKNGVLETVFVRLKSFGFILIIVFLLLISLVLTSLLSTFEKNLKSFLSNDVVNSIFTLDIFISLASIYFIFAAMFKVLPNANIPWRAVRIGALLTSILFVVGKYLLAIYFSELEPGSTYGAAGSIILIMLWVSYTSLILFYGAHFTRAYSRKYLKEQPKKIVE; this is encoded by the coding sequence ATGACAAAAAAAATAGAAAAAGACATAAAATTAAAATTTAAACTAAAACACTTACCCGAATTATTAGTTACAAGTGCTAAATCTTGGTTTAACGATGCTCCTTTTAACAAAGCTGCAATTATTGCTTATTATGCCATATTATCGTTGCCTGCACTTATTATAATTATTTTTAATTTAGTAGGATCTATTTGGGGGAAAGAGATTGTAGAAGGGCAAATTTTAGATGAAATCTCTAAAGCTATTGGTACAGAAACAGCAGAAACAATACAACAAATGATGATTAATGATGGTGATAAAAAAACTTCATTTTTTACTACAATCATTGGTATTTCAACTTTAATTTATGGTTCTTCTGGTGTGTTTTTTCAAATACAAAATATTTTAGATACTATTTGGGATGCAAAACCTAGATTTAAAAATGGTGTTTTAGAAACTGTTTTTGTAAGATTAAAAAGCTTTGGTTTTATTCTAATAATTGTATTTCTCTTATTAATAAGTTTAGTTTTAACATCCTTATTAAGCACTTTTGAAAAAAATTTAAAAAGCTTTCTGTCTAATGATGTCGTTAACTCAATTTTTACTTTAGATATTTTTATTTCTTTAGCTTCTATATATTTTATTTTTGCAGCTATGTTTAAGGTTTTACCTAACGCAAATATACCTTGGCGAGCTGTTAGAATTGGTGCTCTTTTAACTTCCATTCTTTTTGTTGTAGGTAAATATTTATTAGCAATATATTTTAGTGAGTTAGAACCAGGTTCTACTTATGGTGCTGCAGGTTCTATAATTTTAATAATGCTTTGGGTTTCTTATACTAGTTTAATCTTATTTTACGGAGCTCATTTTACAAGAGCTTACTCAAGAAAATACCTTAAAGAACAACCCAAAAAGATTGTAGAATAA
- a CDS encoding VOC family protein, producing the protein MITINKRIMKIRPYLSFDGNCLQAANFYTSIFGGKIIEKTTYKEAKIDIPDHYLEKIQHLEIKSKGFHIMMYDASPDTPLTNGSNMHLAVDFDSEKELNQVFDQLSSAGIVHTPLQETSWNAIYGRCTDKYNIHWMLNFKA; encoded by the coding sequence ATGATAACAATAAACAAAAGAATTATGAAAATTAGACCTTATTTATCATTTGACGGAAACTGTCTACAGGCAGCCAACTTTTATACTTCAATTTTTGGAGGAAAAATAATAGAAAAAACAACCTACAAAGAAGCAAAAATTGATATTCCTGACCATTATTTAGAAAAAATTCAACATTTAGAAATAAAATCTAAAGGTTTTCATATTATGATGTATGATGCTTCTCCAGATACACCGCTTACAAATGGAAGTAATATGCATTTAGCAGTAGATTTTGATTCAGAAAAAGAATTAAACCAAGTTTTTGATCAATTAAGTAGCGCAGGTATTGTGCATACACCATTACAAGAAACCTCTTGGAATGCTATATATGGAAGATGTACTGATAAATACAATATCCATTGGATGCTAAATTTTAAAGCTTAA
- a CDS encoding YgaP family membrane protein, translating into MLNKYFRVIVGFMVLLTVFLTYYVSINWLWFGVFIGINMIQSAFTKWCLLETILMKLGIKK; encoded by the coding sequence ATGTTAAATAAATATTTTAGAGTTATAGTTGGGTTTATGGTGTTGTTAACCGTTTTTCTTACTTACTATGTAAGTATAAATTGGTTGTGGTTTGGTGTATTTATTGGTATAAATATGATACAGTCTGCATTTACAAAATGGTGTCTTTTAGAAACTATTTTAATGAAATTGGGTATTAAAAAATAG